One genomic segment of Rivularia sp. PCC 7116 includes these proteins:
- a CDS encoding helix-turn-helix transcriptional regulator — MNIANSNFSFKPAKATSIMVPNIITSGFHALSEPLRIKVLQLLKNREICVCDLCDTLDVSQSKLSFHLKTLKEANLVCARQEGRWIYYSLNQPQFEALLHHLKEYSQLNTIMPAASCKDSP, encoded by the coding sequence ATGAATATAGCTAATTCTAATTTTTCTTTTAAACCGGCAAAAGCCACCTCTATCATGGTTCCAAATATTATTACTTCAGGCTTTCATGCTTTATCAGAACCTCTACGGATTAAAGTATTACAGTTGCTGAAAAATCGTGAAATCTGTGTTTGCGATTTGTGCGATACTTTAGATGTCAGTCAATCTAAACTGTCTTTTCATCTAAAAACCCTCAAAGAAGCTAATTTGGTTTGCGCTCGGCAAGAAGGGCGTTGGATTTACTACAGCTTAAATCAGCCCCAATTTGAGGCATTGCTGCATCACTTAAAAGAATACAGTCAATTAAATACCATAATGCCTGCTGCATCTTGTAAAGACTCCCCATAG
- a CDS encoding MIP/aquaporin family protein yields the protein MESNVKQYSRLDLLGRLFRRETLAEGIGTFSLVFAGTGAVMVNDITDGVVTHLGVSFVFGAVVAAMIYSLGHISGAHLNPAVTLAFWTSGFFSKRLVIPYILAQIVGAVLASTLLFMSLGKEANLGATLPLNGDWLQSFILELLLTFILMFVIFGSGLDRRAPVGFAGLAIGLTVAIEAAVMGPITGASMNPARSFGPALVAWVWQHHWLYWIAPIMGAQLAVIVYRHLSYGFRDFK from the coding sequence ATGGAATCCAATGTCAAGCAATATTCGCGCCTAGATTTATTAGGCAGGCTTTTTAGAAGAGAAACTCTTGCAGAAGGAATTGGAACCTTTAGCTTAGTATTTGCTGGTACCGGCGCAGTCATGGTAAATGATATTACCGATGGTGTTGTGACGCATTTAGGTGTAAGCTTTGTGTTTGGTGCCGTTGTGGCGGCAATGATTTATAGTTTGGGACATATTAGCGGCGCTCACTTAAACCCGGCAGTAACGCTGGCATTTTGGACTAGTGGTTTTTTCTCTAAACGTTTGGTGATTCCATATATTTTGGCACAGATAGTTGGCGCGGTATTGGCTTCAACCTTGCTTTTTATGAGTTTAGGGAAGGAAGCCAATTTGGGGGCAACTTTACCCTTAAATGGTGATTGGTTGCAATCTTTCATTCTAGAACTGCTACTCACTTTCATTTTAATGTTTGTGATTTTTGGTTCCGGGCTTGATAGACGCGCACCGGTGGGTTTTGCAGGATTAGCAATTGGTTTAACAGTAGCTATAGAAGCCGCTGTTATGGGGCCGATTACTGGTGCAAGTATGAATCCAGCACGCTCTTTTGGACCTGCTTTGGTTGCATGGGTTTGGCAACATCACTGGCTATACTGGATAGCACCCATTATGGGAGCGCAGTTAGCGGTGATTGTTTATCGACATCTTTCTTATGGTTTCCGCGATTTCAAGTAA
- the arsH gene encoding arsenical resistance protein ArsH, with amino-acid sequence MTEFDHKPKILFLYGSLRERSYSRLLAEEAARIIEGFGAEVKFFDPRELPIRGSVAETHPKVEELRELSLWSEGQVWSSPEMHGNITGILKNQIDWIPLNIGSIRPTQGRTLAVMQVSGGSQSFNAVNSMRLLGRWMRMFTIPNQSSVAKAYQEFHEDGTMKDSPYRDRVVDVMEELYKFTLLLRDKVDYLTDRYSERKQKETAEANN; translated from the coding sequence ATGACAGAATTTGACCACAAACCGAAAATACTGTTTTTGTACGGCTCATTGCGAGAGCGTTCTTATAGTCGTTTGTTAGCAGAAGAAGCAGCGCGGATTATTGAAGGATTCGGGGCAGAAGTCAAGTTTTTTGACCCGCGTGAATTGCCGATTCGGGGCAGCGTTGCCGAAACACATCCTAAAGTCGAGGAATTGAGAGAATTAAGTTTATGGTCAGAAGGTCAAGTTTGGTCATCCCCAGAAATGCACGGTAATATAACCGGTATTTTGAAAAATCAAATAGACTGGATTCCTTTGAATATAGGATCGATTAGACCAACTCAGGGAAGAACTTTGGCGGTAATGCAGGTAAGCGGTGGTTCCCAGTCGTTTAATGCCGTTAATTCTATGAGGCTTTTAGGGCGCTGGATGCGAATGTTTACAATTCCCAATCAATCTTCTGTTGCTAAAGCCTACCAAGAATTTCATGAAGATGGAACTATGAAGGATTCACCTTATCGCGATCGCGTAGTTGATGTGATGGAAGAACTTTATAAATTTACTTTACTATTACGCGATAAGGTTGATTATCTAACCGACCGTTATAGCGAAAGAAAGCAGAAAGAAACAGCAGAAGCTAATAATTAG
- the arsC gene encoding arsenate reductase, glutathione/glutaredoxin type: MKKVMFVCKKNSRRSQMAEAFARKLGEGKIAVTSSGLEASFVDPKTVEIMSEIGMDISNQQSKALSEFNPEDYDAVISLCGCGVNLPPEWVTREVFEDWQLDDPEGGEIETYRRIREQVKERVIKLIQDLS, translated from the coding sequence ATGAAAAAAGTCATGTTTGTCTGTAAGAAGAATTCTCGCCGTTCGCAAATGGCAGAAGCATTTGCTCGTAAATTAGGAGAAGGAAAAATTGCCGTTACCAGTTCGGGTTTAGAAGCTAGTTTTGTAGACCCCAAAACTGTAGAAATTATGTCTGAAATTGGGATGGATATCAGCAATCAGCAATCAAAAGCTTTGAGTGAATTTAATCCCGAAGATTACGATGCTGTAATATCTTTATGCGGTTGCGGTGTTAATTTACCACCCGAATGGGTAACAAGAGAAGTGTTTGAAGATTGGCAATTAGATGACCCAGAAGGAGGAGAAATCGAGACATATAGACGCATTCGCGAACAAGTAAAAGAAAGAGTGATTAAATTAATTCAAGATTTGAGTTAA
- a CDS encoding sodium:calcium antiporter, which translates to MIQSLPTGIALFIIAAIVIGLVGTKMCQVADRLADATGWGEAVVGAVFLGGSTSLAGIVTSVTAAFGGHAELAVSNAVGGIAAQTAFLAVADMFYRKANLEHAAASIANLIQGTLLMSLLTIPLLATSSSQISFAGIHPATIAIIGAYIFGLRLVSQAEKKPMWKPRFTEKTQLDEPSEKNANFNLTKLWLEFLAYAVILALAGYLIAQTGVFIAVQTGLSESLIGGLFTAISTSLPELVVTVAAVRQGALTLAVGGIIGGNCFDLLLLAFSDIAFRSGSIYAVISNNQIFVISLTILMTGILLLGLLQREKYGFANIGFESVLILILYLGGIGILISPI; encoded by the coding sequence GTGATTCAATCTTTACCAACTGGTATTGCTTTATTTATCATCGCTGCAATTGTTATTGGCTTGGTTGGTACCAAGATGTGTCAGGTTGCAGATCGACTAGCTGACGCTACGGGTTGGGGAGAAGCTGTTGTTGGTGCTGTTTTCTTGGGTGGTAGCACTTCTTTGGCAGGGATTGTAACTTCTGTCACTGCTGCTTTTGGAGGTCATGCGGAATTAGCTGTTAGCAATGCAGTTGGAGGTATCGCCGCACAAACTGCATTTTTAGCAGTCGCAGATATGTTTTATCGTAAAGCAAATCTAGAACATGCTGCTGCTTCAATTGCTAATTTGATACAGGGAACTTTGTTGATGTCTTTGTTGACTATTCCCTTACTTGCGACTTCTAGTTCACAAATTAGTTTTGCAGGAATTCATCCAGCAACTATTGCTATTATCGGGGCTTATATATTTGGTTTGCGTTTGGTTTCTCAAGCAGAAAAAAAACCGATGTGGAAACCTAGATTTACGGAAAAAACTCAATTAGATGAGCCATCGGAAAAAAATGCGAATTTCAATTTGACAAAACTTTGGCTGGAGTTTTTAGCTTATGCCGTAATTTTAGCTTTGGCTGGCTATTTAATTGCTCAAACAGGTGTTTTTATAGCAGTTCAAACAGGATTATCAGAATCTTTAATTGGTGGTTTATTTACAGCAATATCAACGTCTTTACCGGAACTGGTAGTTACTGTAGCTGCTGTACGACAAGGAGCATTAACATTAGCTGTAGGCGGTATTATTGGCGGTAACTGCTTCGATTTACTATTATTAGCATTTTCTGATATTGCTTTTCGTAGTGGTTCAATTTATGCAGTTATTTCTAATAATCAAATTTTCGTTATTTCCTTAACAATTTTGATGACGGGTATTTTATTGTTAGGACTTCTTCAACGCGAGAAATACGGTTTTGCAAATATTGGCTTTGAAAGTGTTTTAATTCTAATTCTCTATCTCGGTGGAATTGGAATATTAATTTCACCAATTTAG
- a CDS encoding Uma2 family endonuclease codes for MTATSTIANVPPLENGDRLTRYEFERRYQAMIQIKKAELIEGVVYVASPVRATKHGRPHAKIMTWLGTYSAASPGVDIQDNATVRLDSDNEPQPDALLRIEPEVGGNSRISEDDYIEGSPELIAEIAASSASYDLNDKLNAYRRNGVKEYIIWQMYENRLDWFILNEGRYIPLEADKSGIIRSEVFPGLWLAVDALREGNLAKVLTVLQQGLQTDEHHNFAQSLQQS; via the coding sequence ATGACAGCTACATCCACTATTGCTAACGTACCACCTCTTGAAAATGGCGATCGCCTCACAAGATATGAGTTTGAACGTCGCTACCAAGCCATGATACAGATTAAGAAAGCAGAATTAATCGAAGGAGTTGTGTACGTGGCTTCACCTGTACGTGCGACAAAGCATGGTAGACCTCATGCGAAAATTATGACTTGGTTGGGAACATATAGCGCAGCAAGTCCAGGAGTAGATATACAAGATAATGCTACTGTACGTTTAGATTCTGATAACGAACCGCAACCAGATGCTTTATTGAGAATAGAGCCGGAAGTAGGTGGTAATTCTCGCATCAGTGAAGATGATTATATCGAAGGTTCGCCAGAATTAATTGCAGAAATTGCAGCTAGTAGTGCTTCTTACGACCTAAATGATAAACTCAATGCTTACCGTCGTAATGGGGTTAAGGAATATATTATTTGGCAAATGTATGAAAATCGTTTGGACTGGTTTATTTTAAATGAAGGTCGCTACATTCCTTTAGAAGCTGATAAATCAGGTATTATCCGCAGCGAAGTTTTTCCTGGTTTATGGTTAGCTGTCGATGCTTTACGAGAAGGTAATTTGGCTAAGGTTCTAACAGTTTTACAGCAAGGATTACAGACAGATGAACACCATAATTTTGCTCAAAGCTTACAGCAAAGCTAA
- a CDS encoding preprotein translocase subunit Sec61beta: protein MSQQEDKNTIKIDPGTIVFIIFALIALPLLITGFVG, encoded by the coding sequence ATGAGCCAACAAGAAGATAAAAATACTATCAAAATAGATCCCGGAACTATTGTGTTTATTATATTCGCCTTAATCGCACTTCCGTTACTGATTACAGGTTTTGTTGGTTAG
- a CDS encoding Spx/MgsR family RNA polymerase-binding regulatory protein, which translates to MSIQVYGIPNCGTCKKAFTWLENNNIEYEFVNTKENPPNKEIIASWVQNLGSKPMRNTSGQSYRALGEERNTWSDEQWIEAFSQDAMLLKRPLFVKDGNAVLVGFRAKEEVIKEKLQ; encoded by the coding sequence ATGTCAATCCAAGTTTACGGTATTCCTAACTGCGGTACTTGCAAAAAAGCTTTTACATGGCTGGAAAATAACAACATAGAGTATGAATTTGTTAATACCAAAGAAAATCCACCTAATAAGGAAATAATTGCAAGCTGGGTGCAGAATTTGGGTTCAAAACCGATGCGAAATACTTCAGGACAATCTTATCGAGCCTTGGGTGAGGAGAGAAACACTTGGAGTGATGAGCAATGGATAGAAGCTTTTTCTCAAGATGCTATGTTGCTCAAGCGTCCGTTATTTGTCAAAGATGGTAATGCTGTATTGGTAGGTTTTAGAGCAAAGGAAGAAGTAATTAAGGAAAAATTGCAATAG
- a CDS encoding DUF433 domain-containing protein, with protein sequence MQLEDYFNFLAPDDIRLKGSRIGIETILYEYIYRSRTPEEIAQTYTSLSLEQVYATILYYLQNKETVSKYIADWLEWGHQQRKAQALNPPPGIVRLRKIKQEKAAMEQGKGA encoded by the coding sequence ATGCAACTAGAAGATTACTTCAACTTTCTCGCACCTGATGACATTCGTCTCAAAGGTTCGCGGATAGGGATTGAAACTATTCTTTATGAATATATTTACCGTTCTCGAACTCCAGAAGAAATTGCTCAAACTTACACCTCTTTGAGTTTGGAACAAGTATATGCAACGATTCTTTATTACTTGCAAAACAAAGAAACTGTCAGTAAATATATCGCTGATTGGTTGGAGTGGGGACATCAACAACGTAAAGCACAAGCTTTAAATCCACCTCCGGGTATTGTTCGTTTGCGGAAAATTAAGCAAGAAAAAGCAGCGATGGAACAGGGCAAAGGTGCTTAA
- a CDS encoding effector-associated domain EAD1-containing protein, whose protein sequence is MQLNGEQRELFHKSLLSAFPYISNLRQMVDFKLDKNLNAIAMGENHSDIVFKLIKWAEAEGKVEKLLTAARESNSGNLE, encoded by the coding sequence ATGCAGTTGAATGGCGAACAGCGTGAGCTTTTCCATAAATCACTTTTAAGCGCATTTCCTTACATTTCAAACCTGAGACAGATGGTTGACTTCAAGTTAGATAAAAATCTGAATGCGATCGCGATGGGAGAAAATCATTCGGATATCGTATTTAAGTTAATTAAATGGGCTGAAGCTGAAGGGAAAGTAGAAAAATTGCTGACTGCTGCGCGTGAATCGAATTCTGGAAATTTAGAGTAG
- a CDS encoding FAD-binding domain-containing protein, which yields MTNEMRREFSNREELIAYLKQEFPEATKRDEHISETVGGRKAAEKALQKVDPKRYAKTRNFLTGEVTRLSAYLRYGVLSLKEVKEFALNKVSNDDDAAKLVNELGWRDYWQRLYVKYGDGIWEDREEYKTGYSLAEYAPELPEEIREGTTGLVCIDNFAQELRETGYLHNHIRMWMAAYIVHWRKIRWQAGAKWFLEHLLDGDPASNNMSWQWVASTFSHKPYFFNRQNLERYTDGVYCKRCPLYGNCDFEGSYEQLEEKLFPKKEFSNKPNSQSFQKGKRRGKR from the coding sequence ATGACTAACGAAATGCGTCGCGAATTCAGCAACCGCGAAGAATTGATAGCTTACCTTAAACAAGAATTTCCCGAAGCAACCAAGCGAGACGAACATATCAGCGAAACTGTAGGTGGACGTAAAGCTGCTGAAAAAGCATTACAAAAAGTAGACCCGAAAAGATACGCAAAAACACGTAATTTTTTAACAGGAGAAGTTACTAGACTTTCCGCTTATCTCCGCTACGGTGTTCTTAGTTTGAAAGAAGTAAAAGAATTTGCTTTAAATAAAGTTAGCAATGATGACGATGCAGCAAAACTAGTTAACGAATTAGGTTGGCGCGATTACTGGCAAAGATTATATGTAAAATACGGCGATGGAATTTGGGAAGATAGAGAGGAATATAAAACGGGTTATAGCCTAGCTGAATATGCACCAGAATTACCCGAAGAAATAAGAGAAGGTACAACGGGATTAGTTTGTATTGATAACTTTGCTCAAGAATTGCGCGAAACTGGTTACTTACATAATCACATCCGCATGTGGATGGCAGCTTATATCGTGCATTGGCGAAAAATTCGCTGGCAAGCAGGAGCAAAATGGTTTTTAGAGCATTTATTAGACGGCGATCCAGCTTCTAATAATATGTCATGGCAATGGGTAGCGAGTACTTTTAGCCATAAACCTTATTTCTTCAATCGTCAAAATTTAGAACGCTATACCGACGGAGTTTATTGCAAGCGATGTCCTTTATATGGGAATTGTGATTTTGAAGGTAGTTACGAACAATTAGAAGAGAAATTGTTTCCTAAAAAAGAGTTTAGTAATAAGCCCAATAGTCAAAGTTTTCAGAAAGGGAAGAGGAGGGGGAAAAGGTGA
- a CDS encoding murein L,D-transpeptidase family protein yields MNLKYKNQIKIILLLIFSTSALYFLLARLGFIFPLTDVAEVLCLNGCESPQTIHSAISGNDLLNYSQSVEELIGENIDKSKTSILIEKSKHRMTLYYNQKPIKSYPVVFGSSPEGDKFKEGDRRTPEGIHRIRDLYPHPSWSKFIWLDYPNAASWRKHFQAKTEGKISWIDSIGGEVGIHGVPSGSDEMVDNRNNWTWGCPSLKNQDVDELYKVVQVGTLVEIIP; encoded by the coding sequence ATGAATTTAAAATATAAAAATCAAATTAAAATAATTTTGCTTTTAATATTTAGCACATCTGCACTATATTTTCTACTAGCTCGCTTGGGATTTATTTTCCCTCTTACGGATGTTGCGGAAGTTTTATGTCTTAATGGTTGTGAATCACCGCAAACTATTCATTCTGCGATTTCTGGAAATGATTTGCTCAATTACAGTCAATCAGTTGAGGAGTTAATTGGGGAAAATATTGATAAAAGCAAAACTTCGATTTTAATTGAAAAATCAAAGCATAGAATGACGCTTTACTATAATCAAAAACCGATAAAATCTTATCCTGTAGTTTTCGGTAGCAGCCCGGAAGGAGATAAGTTTAAAGAAGGTGATAGACGCACTCCGGAAGGTATTCATCGCATTCGAGATTTATATCCTCATCCTTCATGGAGTAAATTTATCTGGTTGGATTATCCCAATGCTGCATCTTGGAGGAAGCATTTTCAAGCTAAAACAGAAGGTAAAATTTCTTGGATTGATTCGATTGGTGGTGAAGTAGGTATTCACGGAGTACCATCAGGAAGTGATGAAATGGTAGATAATCGAAACAATTGGACTTGGGGTTGTCCGTCGTTAAAAAATCAAGATGTTGATGAATTATATAAAGTAGTACAAGTAGGTACATTAGTAGAAATTATTCCATAA
- a CDS encoding protein kinase, with product MSFCINPNCPKPNDNSDNILFCLGCGSELLLQGRYKVVKYLGGGGFGKTYEIKERNATSKVLKILHNNFPKAIELFQREAEVLCQLNHHGIPQVEDDGYFIYHPRNSQEPLHCLVMEKIEGMDLYEYIKQREYRPIDERMAMQWLQELTIILQQVHNQNFFHRDIKPPNVMLRAEGGLALIDFGTARVVTDTYWQAQAQGKVTGIISAGYTPPEQMNGQAMQQSDFFALGRTFVYLLTAKDPNQFYNPQTDELLWRDAVSNISSQFADFLDWMMQRSPSQRPRNTEEILQRLSQIKPISSLPTLQTLQTATPGNFNQAVNSTVASPPQTTEADTPSISKSTVNVGFFYQWILSNVVGIGFGLFARTIFRGAVISIFGPYIGSRYAMLAAVVTWVPVEIMHYLVLRQRIKFDFWSLIEILFAFLTGLFLGTFIGRLLLGFNGQLIGSVIGVIATTSIAKWLTIRRQIEKTIWWFLVSLIGLIISVFIGIAVGLMIYFLFRYSWNFNAAFTIGYGIGVLTTTILSSLITGIALFRLFRRAKM from the coding sequence ATGAGTTTTTGTATAAATCCTAATTGCCCAAAACCCAATGATAATTCTGACAATATCCTTTTTTGTTTGGGATGCGGTTCGGAATTATTGCTGCAAGGACGTTACAAGGTTGTTAAGTATTTGGGAGGTGGGGGTTTTGGTAAGACTTATGAAATCAAAGAACGCAACGCTACATCAAAAGTTCTGAAAATTCTCCATAATAATTTTCCCAAAGCAATCGAATTATTTCAACGGGAAGCAGAAGTTTTATGTCAATTAAATCATCACGGAATTCCCCAAGTTGAAGACGATGGATATTTTATTTATCATCCCCGCAACAGTCAGGAGCCTTTGCACTGTTTGGTAATGGAAAAAATCGAGGGGATGGATTTGTATGAATACATAAAACAGCGAGAATATCGTCCGATTGATGAAAGAATGGCGATGCAGTGGTTGCAAGAACTGACGATTATTCTGCAACAAGTTCACAATCAAAACTTTTTTCATCGCGATATCAAACCACCTAACGTTATGTTAAGGGCTGAAGGTGGTTTAGCACTGATTGATTTTGGTACGGCACGAGTAGTTACAGATACTTACTGGCAAGCACAGGCTCAAGGGAAGGTGACGGGAATAATTTCGGCTGGATACACCCCACCGGAGCAAATGAACGGTCAAGCGATGCAGCAATCGGATTTTTTCGCTTTAGGACGCACGTTCGTTTATTTACTTACCGCAAAAGACCCCAATCAATTTTATAATCCTCAAACGGATGAATTATTGTGGCGCGATGCAGTGTCAAATATTTCGTCGCAGTTTGCAGACTTTCTCGATTGGATGATGCAGCGATCGCCTTCTCAACGTCCGAGAAATACTGAAGAAATTTTACAGCGATTATCGCAGATAAAGCCGATTTCATCTTTACCAACCTTACAAACTTTACAAACTGCGACACCTGGCAATTTCAATCAAGCTGTAAATTCAACGGTTGCAAGTCCACCACAAACAACAGAAGCTGATACTCCATCAATTTCCAAATCAACGGTTAATGTTGGTTTTTTCTATCAATGGATATTATCAAATGTTGTTGGTATTGGCTTTGGTTTGTTTGCACGTACCATTTTTAGAGGAGCAGTAATTTCAATTTTTGGCCCTTACATTGGTTCTCGCTACGCTATGTTAGCAGCGGTTGTTACTTGGGTTCCTGTAGAAATTATGCACTATTTAGTTCTGAGGCAGCGAATTAAATTTGATTTTTGGTCTTTAATAGAAATCTTGTTTGCTTTTCTTACAGGTTTATTTTTAGGAACTTTTATCGGCAGATTATTATTAGGTTTCAACGGACAGTTAATAGGTTCGGTGATAGGAGTAATTGCAACAACATCTATCGCTAAGTGGTTGACAATACGGCGACAAATTGAAAAAACTATCTGGTGGTTTTTAGTTTCTTTAATAGGTCTTATTATCAGCGTATTTATCGGTATAGCTGTCGGTTTGATGATTTATTTTTTGTTCCGATATAGCTGGAATTTCAATGCTGCTTTCACGATTGGTTATGGTATTGGAGTTTTGACAACCACTATATTATCTAGTTTAATTACAGGCATAGCATTATTCCGATTGTTTCGACGTGCGAAGATGTAG
- a CDS encoding Ldh family oxidoreductase, whose amino-acid sequence MQTLLIQPPTLHDFLTQVLKTHSLSSEAQTALITHLVEANLWGIDSHGLQQIIGYDKSLKSGRINPKPQINIIDERPSLIRIDADAAPGQYAAKVAMEIAIAAAGKTGIAVVGVTNSNHFGVAGYYTRMAAEAGMVGFATTDTNVVDLAPFGGSVAKLGNNSISWGIPTGTNCPVIIDMATGAVSGGKVKHFAYQGLEIPLGWGLTAEGKPTLNPKEVAVNIPASYKGSGLAFISDLLCGPLLGTATAMFKNKAIHDAENGTGHLFWVLDIAAWTDRNKFEQEAQKAVISIKETPRLEVEEPIYYPGELEIITREERLQNGIPVPIALIETLASHFGSNIVSEYLM is encoded by the coding sequence ATGCAAACCCTCTTAATCCAACCACCTACTTTACATGATTTCCTTACACAAGTACTCAAAACTCATTCCTTATCATCAGAAGCACAAACAGCATTAATTACTCATTTAGTAGAAGCGAATTTATGGGGAATAGATTCTCACGGATTGCAGCAAATTATCGGTTATGACAAAAGTTTAAAAAGCGGAAGAATTAACCCCAAGCCGCAAATAAACATAATTGATGAGCGTCCAAGTTTGATTCGCATCGATGCAGATGCAGCACCGGGACAATATGCTGCTAAAGTTGCAATGGAAATAGCGATCGCCGCAGCCGGTAAAACTGGGATAGCGGTTGTCGGTGTTACCAACAGTAATCACTTCGGAGTGGCTGGATATTATACGCGCATGGCTGCCGAAGCGGGAATGGTTGGATTTGCTACTACAGATACCAACGTTGTCGATTTAGCTCCCTTTGGTGGAAGCGTTGCCAAATTAGGTAATAATTCAATTTCTTGGGGAATTCCTACGGGTACAAATTGTCCGGTAATTATCGATATGGCAACGGGTGCGGTAAGCGGTGGAAAGGTAAAACATTTTGCTTATCAAGGTTTAGAAATTCCTTTAGGATGGGGGTTGACAGCAGAGGGCAAACCTACCTTAAATCCTAAAGAAGTTGCTGTTAATATACCAGCTTCTTATAAGGGTTCCGGTTTAGCATTTATATCAGATTTATTATGCGGGCCATTATTGGGAACTGCAACAGCAATGTTTAAAAATAAAGCAATTCACGATGCTGAGAATGGTACCGGACATTTATTTTGGGTATTAGATATAGCTGCTTGGACTGATAGAAATAAATTTGAGCAAGAAGCACAAAAAGCCGTAATTTCTATCAAAGAAACTCCACGGTTGGAAGTAGAAGAACCGATTTATTATCCCGGTGAATTAGAAATAATTACCCGCGAAGAAAGATTGCAAAATGGTATCCCCGTACCTATAGCTTTAATTGAAACCCTCGCATCACATTTTGGAAGTAATATCGTTTCTGAATACCTAATGTAG
- a CDS encoding VanW family protein, which translates to MNNSLRSLKAYLQHLRKSSKNLLHGYSFYYASKQSHLDISSYKYEWSSFTTPIKKRSGLPNVNENRLYNMQLAANKIDGLILQPQQIFGFWNRVPRPIIKNGFRSGPMLVRGKLTNDVGGGLCQISTTLFNALLWANFEVIERSNHSIDAHGEKRFFTLGQDATVAYGYKDLIVRNMNQISLLLRLQVFPEKAEVTASIWGTEEIPFDVKVESNVVQELTLPDGGMSGWEVETKRFVGNEEKMNYQAVDIYKPHVPAVAG; encoded by the coding sequence ATGAATAACTCTTTACGCAGCCTGAAAGCTTATTTACAGCATTTGCGAAAATCTAGTAAAAATCTTTTGCATGGCTACTCTTTTTACTACGCGAGCAAACAAAGTCATTTAGATATTTCTTCCTATAAATATGAATGGAGTAGCTTTACCACTCCTATTAAAAAACGTTCCGGTTTACCGAATGTAAATGAAAATCGTCTCTATAATATGCAGCTAGCGGCTAATAAGATAGATGGGTTAATTTTGCAGCCACAGCAAATATTTGGGTTTTGGAATCGCGTTCCTCGTCCTATAATTAAAAATGGTTTTCGTTCTGGTCCAATGTTAGTTAGAGGTAAACTAACTAATGATGTTGGTGGTGGTTTATGTCAGATTTCCACTACTTTATTTAATGCTTTACTTTGGGCAAACTTTGAAGTAATAGAACGCTCCAACCACAGCATTGACGCTCACGGCGAAAAACGCTTTTTTACATTAGGACAAGATGCGACTGTAGCTTATGGCTATAAAGATTTGATTGTCAGAAATATGAATCAAATATCTTTATTGTTGAGATTGCAAGTGTTTCCAGAAAAAGCTGAAGTTACAGCAAGTATTTGGGGAACTGAAGAAATACCATTTGATGTCAAAGTTGAATCAAACGTTGTACAAGAATTAACATTACCTGATGGGGGAATGTCAGGTTGGGAAGTGGAAACTAAGCGGTTTGTCGGAAATGAAGAGAAAATGAATTATCAAGCTGTCGATATTTATAAACCTCATGTGCCAGCGGTTGCAGGTTAA